From the genome of Pirellulales bacterium:
CCGCTGTGCTCTGCCAGGTCGTCCAGAACCTTTTCCAGCGATTTTCCCGTCGCCCGCATCACAACCGGCAGTGCGAAGGGATCGAAATCTCCCACGCGGTTGGTTTGCGGCAATCCCGATTGCGGGCTCATGCCCATGCTGACCGCTACGCTTTTTCCGCTGGAAATGGCACACAGCGAACTTGAGCCTCCTAAATGGCAGGAGATAATCCGCATATCGCTGCGGCCGGTTAGCTCCCGCATTCGCTGGGCAATGTAACGGTGACTAGCGCCGTGAAATCCCCAGCGGCACACGTGATGCTTTTCGGCCCATTCGTAGGGCGCGGCATAAGCACGCAGCCGAGGAGGAATCGTGGCGTGAAAGCCCGTTTCAAACGCCGCCACCAACGGAATGCCCGGCAACTTTTCGCTCATCTGCCGCATGGCTGCAATGTAGGGCGGGTTGTGCGCCGGGGCCACGGCGTTCATCGCTTCCATGGCGGCCAGCACTTCGGCCGTTACCCGCTGCACGCCGCTAAACTTTCCTCCATGCACGGCTTTGAAGCCGATGGCTGCCACTTCGCGGGCATCTTGCAAACAGCCGGTATCAGGATCGGCCAATTGCCTCAAGCACAATTGCACCGCCGCGGCGTGATCGGGCACGTGGGCCGTCTGTTCGCGCCGCTGGCTGCCCATTTGCACAAAGCACTTGCTTTCCTGCGAGCCGATGCGTTCCACACCGCCGCGCGCAAGTTGCCGCTGATCGATCATGTCGAACAGCCGATACTTGAAGCTGGTGGAACCTAAATTGGCGACCAGAATTTTCATGCACTGCATCCCATCATTCAGATGTTACAGCTCAGGACAAATAGGCGGCCGTCAGTCCTTCCGCCGGGCGGGGAATCACGTGGCTGCTGACCAAATCGCCCACGTGCTGGGCCGCCGCCGAGCCGGCTTCAACCGCCGCCCGCACGCTCCCCACGTCGCCGGAAACCACGGTGGTTACCAGGCCGCCGCCAATGGAAACCCGCTTCACAATTTGCACATTGGCCGCTTTGGCCATGGCATCGGTGGCTTCGACCAGCGCCACCAACCCTTTGGTTTCGACTAACCCGATTGCACTTTGCATGGAAAATACCTCGATAAAGAAGTGTCT
Proteins encoded in this window:
- a CDS encoding acetate/propionate family kinase, whose translation is MKILVANLGSTSFKYRLFDMIDQRQLARGGVERIGSQESKCFVQMGSQRREQTAHVPDHAAAVQLCLRQLADPDTGCLQDAREVAAIGFKAVHGGKFSGVQRVTAEVLAAMEAMNAVAPAHNPPYIAAMRQMSEKLPGIPLVAAFETGFHATIPPRLRAYAAPYEWAEKHHVCRWGFHGASHRYIAQRMRELTGRSDMRIISCHLGGSSSLCAISSGKSVAVSMGMSPQSGLPQTNRVGDFDPFALPVVMRATGKSLEKVLDDLAEHSGLLGLSGTSGDVRDLEEAASHGNGRAQLALDVFISSVRHYLGAYLVELGGADAIVFTGGIGENSATIRAAVCAGLEELGIVLDPAQNAVASGEATIHADASRVQLWVAPTNEEIVVARQAKALLEGKA
- a CDS encoding BMC domain-containing protein, giving the protein MQSAIGLVETKGLVALVEATDAMAKAANVQIVKRVSIGGGLVTTVVSGDVGSVRAAVEAGSAAAQHVGDLVSSHVIPRPAEGLTAAYLS